TTCGATAAGATGAACGAGAACGAGGTGGATAACTACCTGAAGACACCGTGTCCTTATCTAAATGGTAACGAATGCTCAATTTATAAAGATAAGCCCACCTCTTGCAGAATCTTCCCGTTCGTTGTTATCAGACCGGTGCCGACATTGCTGCTATGCCCGCTGGGGATGGAGATATATGAGGAGTTAAAGAGGTTAACGAGGAAGTATAGTAAGAAGGAGATAAAGGAATATTGGTCAGAAGAAGAATCCGCTATAACTTCTCAGCGATTACCTGATTACAGTGGAGTGATAGACAAAAAAGCGGTCTATGTCGCGTTATCAGAGAGCATCCTGGATGACTTCCTGAGATATCTGCGAGCTGATAGAGGTTTGAAATCATCAATTCATCAAATAGATGAATGATGGATGAGTGATGAGTAATAAACTATATAAAACTATATAAAGATTGGATTCTTGATATTATTTTGTAGTGATGATAGAGATCAACAAGAACATAATAATAAAGTTGCTATCAGTACTATTGATACTATCCTGTTTTTTCACGGTAGCAAATGGAGAGGTAAGGGAGTTGAATGTGCCAGAGGAAGTGCTACAGGGCAATGAGGTTGCAATATCGGGGTTAGCAACGCCAAATGAAGTTGTGTGGATAGGTTCATCATTTACGGTCTCATTGCCTGTATCGAGTGACGGGGGATATAACCATGAGTTCAAGGGCATCAACTTCCCGGAGGGTGAGAAGAAGGTTTCAATTCGCGCTGAGAGGATAAAGAATATGAAGGTTGTGATATCAGGGATAGAGGTTATCTGCGACGAAAATAATGTGAGCGTTATCAGAAAGATGCTGGGGGTACCGGTAACACTGATGAAATCACCATCTGTGATAAAGAATGGGGTTGCCACACTCTCTTTATCGCTGCCAAGGAAGGTTCCGGGCGTTCCGGTTCCAATAGACCTTAAAGGCGAGCAGGATATTAAGATCTCGGGTGATGCCGCTGATGATACGACATCGGTGAATCTGGATTTTAAAATGGCTTTGAAAGTTATTGCTGATACCAATGGCGCTTTTCAGGAGAAGCTAAGTACCAGTGGAGTGCCAGTTGGAGAATTCCGAATTACAGCAGGCGAAAAAAGTGCGAATCTCAGGATTGTATCAGAGCTAACACCGGTAGTTACGCCAACGCCAGCACCTACACCTGCACCCACGCCTGCATCCACGCCAACGCCAACGCCTACGCCAGTGCCAACACCCACACCCACTGTTACACCGTCAGTAACAGTACAACAAGAAATAACACCAACTGTAGCACCTGCTATGACTACTATAACACCCACGCCCACTCCCACACCACTATTAACACCAACGGTGTCACCCGGTACTGCCTCTCCCTCGCCTGTATTATCTTTCTCATCTCATAGCTTCTGTTTCACCACCATAGGACTATTTCTCGCCATCGCGTATCTATTGATAAGGAGACGCAAGAAGCTATGAAGGTGATCTCAATAATAGGGAAGAAGAAGTCAGGTAAGACGACCCTCATCGAAGATTTGATAATGAGGCTAAGAGATTATGGCAGCGTAGGTTGTATAAAACATGCGCAAGAGCTGGATCTGGATGAATCAAAAGATACAACACGGCTATTCAATGCCGGTGCTGAGGTGGTTATAGGGTCTTCAGAGCATGCGACATTAAAGATAAGTAAGAGTAAGAATAAGAGCCTGAACCAGAACTTGAAGGAACAGCTAAAAGATATGGCGGATTCTGGCATGGATTTCGTGCTTGTTGAGGGTTTCAAAAGCTCTGATTTACCCAAGATTGTACTGAATCCCCTCCCTGATAGAGATGGTGATGAGGATGGTGGTGATGGTGAAATCGCAAACGTAGTAATGAGGTTATCAGGTAATCCAAAGCGCTATCTTCAAGATATAGTCGAATTAGTTCTTAAAATTGAAGATTATGTGGTATAGCAATGACGGAGGAAATAGAAGAGGAAGAGGGGGAGGAGAATAAGAAGAAGCTGGCTATGCTACTGGTATACTGGATTGAGCATAACAGGGAGCATGCACGCGATTTTAAGCGCTGGGCGGAAAAAGCCAAGGGGTTTGGAGAGAGAGGGGTATACGAAGCGATAATGGAAGCGGTTAAGCATACGGGAGAAGTGAATGAATACCTTCTTAAGGCTTTTGAACTTATAAGTAATAACCAGGAACAAAAAGAATGAAGATACTGATATGTGGTAAAGGTGGTAGTGGTAAGAGTTCTATAACTGCTCTGCTTGCAGCCGAACTTGATAGGAGAGGGTATCGGGTTATTGTAGTGGATAATGACGAATCGAACTTCGGACTGCATATCCAGTTGGGAATGGAACTCCCGAAGGATTTCGCTATGCACTTTGGCGGTAAGAAAATGATTTTTAAGAAGCTATCGGAGTCGAAGAGGAAGCGAGAGGGTAAAGCCAGTGTATTTAGTGAGCGAATAGGAACAGATGATATACCAA
This genomic interval from Methanophagales archaeon contains the following:
- the mobB gene encoding molybdopterin-guanine dinucleotide biosynthesis protein B, whose product is MKVISIIGKKKSGKTTLIEDLIMRLRDYGSVGCIKHAQELDLDESKDTTRLFNAGAEVVIGSSEHATLKISKSKNKSLNQNLKEQLKDMADSGMDFVLVEGFKSSDLPKIVLNPLPDRDGDEDGGDGEIANVVMRLSGNPKRYLQDIVELVLKIEDYVV
- a CDS encoding YkgJ family cysteine cluster protein, whose product is FWFTVAQNLGMIERVRQRFEVQAQAILEYFECKRCCRCCREMPVHLNDDDIERLVRIDGDSLFDKMNENEVDNYLKTPCPYLNGNECSIYKDKPTSCRIFPFVVIRPVPTLLLCPLGMEIYEELKRLTRKYSKKEIKEYWSEEESAITSQRLPDYSGVIDKKAVYVALSESILDDFLRYLRADRGLKSSIHQIDE